The genomic stretch GATCGTGTTAATGGTGTTACTGAGGTTAAAGAAGTATTCAGCCTAGACGTTCCCGGCGTGCTGTCCTTTATGGCTCATAACAACCCGAACGCCGAGGTTAAAGGCATCACCGATTTGACCGCCGAATTCAAGGAATCTGGCTATCAAGCGGCTGATGAAACTCGCAATGAGTTGCAGGAAACCTACGCCGATGCACTGGACACCACAACCGTGGATCCCGTCCCGAATGTGATGGTCAACTATTGGAGCTTCAGAGCCATGATGGGCTTTGGCGGGCTCGGCATTTTGGTTTCGCTATGGGCATTAATCGCGCTGCGCGGTGAGCGTGAAGTGCCGACGAATAAACTGTGGGGTGTTGCGATGGTAGCTACCCCATTCTTGCCCATGCTGGCCGCCTCTTTCGGTTGGATACTTACTGAAATGGGTCGTCAACCCTGGATTGTCAACGGCGTGTTACCCACTGCCGCTGCTGTGTCACCAAATGTTGGGGCTGGTGCCGTACTATTCAGCACCATTCTCTACACCTTGGTTTACGCAATTGTTGCTGTGATCGTCCTAAAGTGCTTCTTCTACTTGATCGGCAAGGGTCTGCCAGATGCGTCTGAGCAGAAACTGAATCCCGACAACGAAGAGCCTCTGGCCTTCGCATACTGATCGGAGATACTGTCATGGAACCTACATTCTTGATGATTCTTTGGTTTATCCTCGTCGCTGTTCTTTGGATCGGCTTCTTCTTCCTTGAAGGGTTCGACTTCGGCGTGGCCATGCTTTACCCGATTCTGGGCAAAGACCCACGCGAGCGCCGAGTGATGATTAACTCTATTGGGCCGACATGGGACGGTAACGAGGTTTGGTTACTGACCGCTGGTGGCGCTACATTCGCCGCTTTCCCCGGCTGGTACGCCTCACTGTTCTCTGGCCTCTACATTCCGCTATTCCTCGTCCTAATGGGCCTGATTATTCGTGGTATTTCATTTGAGTACCGCGCCATCATGCCTGACGATCGCTGGCGTGACACCTTCGATTGGTGTGGCACTATCGGTTCGCTAATCGTCGCGCTGGTCTTTGGCGTTGGCTTCGCTAACTTCTGGATTGGCATGCCGGTTGCTGGCGACCCGCCGCACATGACTCAGTCACTGTTGAGCCTGTTCTCACCGTTCGGCTTACTGGGCGGGGTCATGTTGGTGGTGCTCTGCACCTATCACGGCGCCATGTTCCTATCC from Vaginimicrobium propionicum encodes the following:
- the cydB gene encoding cytochrome d ubiquinol oxidase subunit II, yielding MEPTFLMILWFILVAVLWIGFFFLEGFDFGVAMLYPILGKDPRERRVMINSIGPTWDGNEVWLLTAGGATFAAFPGWYASLFSGLYIPLFLVLMGLIIRGISFEYRAIMPDDRWRDTFDWCGTIGSLIVALVFGVGFANFWIGMPVAGDPPHMTQSLLSLFSPFGLLGGVMLVVLCTYHGAMFLSLKTAGSVYEKAQGYIAKVGWVAVLLLALFVVAGNIFYPASNNAWIEGWGTIVCWAVGIVSVVCLIASMLLHKANRDGLAFILTGLSIATLFISIFVKMYGTLGFISGAEGTLDLTIAASSPRTLTLMSFAALILVPIVLAYISWTYWVFRKRLHVDNMPDEPAELAVKQAV